Genomic DNA from Vicinamibacteria bacterium:
TAAGGATGTACTGGGAGGGCATGCAGAAGGTCCGCCCGAACCAGCGTCCTTACGCGCTTCATCGCAACGCCTACGCCGGGATGCAACGCTTCGGAGCTTTCCTCTGGTCTGGCGATGTCTACTCGACCTGGGAAACTCTCAGAACCCACGTTCCCGTCGCGATCAACACCGCCCTTTCGGGCATGCCGTTTTGGGGCTTCGACATCGGCGGCTTCGTCCCCACGGCCGAGTACACCGGCGAGCTCCACGTCCGCTGGTTCCAGCTCGGCGCGTTCTCGACGCTCTTCCGCGCTCACGGCCGTACGTGGCATCTTCGCCTGCCGTGGGGCTGGAACACCGGCGAGCTCGGCATCAGCGAGATCACGAATTACCGCGATGGGGCGGCCGATCCCGACCCCTCCGAGCTCCATAACCCGCAGGTCGAGCCCATCTGCAGGAAGTACCTGGAGCTTCGCTATCGTCTCCTTTCCTATCTCTACTCTGCCGTGCGCGAATGCGCGAAGACGGGCCTCCCGGTCGTGCGCGCCTTGTGGCTCCATTACCCCGACGATCCGCTCGCCATCGCGCGGGGCGACGAGTACCTGTGGGGCCGCGACATGCTCGTCGCACCGGTCGTCGAGAAAGGCGCGACGTCGCGGCGCCTGTACTTGCCGAGCGGCGCGTGGTACGACTACTGGACGAACGAGCGGGTCGAGGGCGGGCGTGAGATCGAACGGCCCGTCGATCTCGAAACGATACCGCTCTACGTGCGTGCCGGCGCGGTGATCCCGCACGATCCCCCGAGGCAGTACACATCGGAGCCGGTCACCGAGCCCACGACCCTCGTCGTCTACCCCGGCGCCGACGGAACGGGCTGGCTCTACGAGGACGACGGGATCTCGTTCGATTACAAGCGCGGCGCGTGGATGGGGATCGATCTCGTCTGGCGGGACCGAGACGCCAGGTTGTCGCTCCGGCTGACTGAGGGCTCGCGAATGATTGCGCCGTCGTCGCGCGCGTTCCTCATTCGAAGAGCGGGCTCGAGCGCGACGCGTCCGGTATCGTTCCGGGGTGAGCCCGTGGAAATGACGTTGTAGCATGGTCGTAAAGGGGAGGTGTTCGATGACCGGGTCGACTTGGACGAGACGGGAGTGGCTCGGCGCTATGGGAGCCGCCGCAGCTTTTGCATCGCAGACGCACGCCAGGGCCACTGCCCAAACCCAGAAACCGTTACAGGGCGTGTTCAAGATCCTGGCGACACCCTACAAGCAAGACAAGTCGGTCGACTACGAAGACCTCGCAGCGGAGGTCGAGTTTCTGGTCCGTTGCGGCGTCCAGGGCCTGGTGTGGCCCCAGAACTCGAGCGACCTTCCCTACCTCGTCGAAGAAGAGATCCTGGAGGGAATGGAGGTCATCGCCAAGGCAGCCAGGGGGACGAAGCCTGCCCTCGTGCTGGGCGTTCAGGGCAGGAACACCGAGACGATGCTCCGGCTCGCCGCGCACGCGGAGCGCTTGGGTCCGGACGCCATGATCGCGATGCCGCCCAAGGAGGCCGCGACCCTCGATGAATACCGTGAATACTTCAGTGAGCTCTGCCGACTGACGAAGCGCCCGGTGTTCATCCAAACATCCGCCGGTGCGCCGGACATCGAGCCGGCGGTGGATTTCATCGTGGAGATGGGGAAGAAATTTCCGAACTTCGGCTACGTCAAGGAAGAATACGGCGAAACGATTCCGCGCATGGTCGAGCTAGCGAAACATCGTCCCGGCCCGATCAAGCGGATCTTCGGTGGGAGCCGGGCGCTCGGCTGGACTTACGAGATGCGCCTCGGGATGGATGGCATGATGACCGGCGGTCCGCAGTACGCCGAGGTCTACGCGCGCATCTGGCAGCTTCATCTCGAGAATCAGCTCGACGCCGTTCGCGACCTCTACTCCAAGCTCCTCCTGATCACGAATCTCGAGTCCCGCGTTCCCGGGCTGAGACCGTATCTGATGAAGCAACGCGGGGTGTTCAAAACCCACGTCACGCGCCAGGGAGA
This window encodes:
- a CDS encoding dihydrodipicolinate synthase family protein produces the protein MTGSTWTRREWLGAMGAAAAFASQTHARATAQTQKPLQGVFKILATPYKQDKSVDYEDLAAEVEFLVRCGVQGLVWPQNSSDLPYLVEEEILEGMEVIAKAARGTKPALVLGVQGRNTETMLRLAAHAERLGPDAMIAMPPKEAATLDEYREYFSELCRLTKRPVFIQTSAGAPDIEPAVDFIVEMGKKFPNFGYVKEEYGETIPRMVELAKHRPGPIKRIFGGSRALGWTYEMRLGMDGMMTGGPQYAEVYARIWQLHLENQLDAVRDLYSKLLLITNLESRVPGLRPYLMKQRGVFKTHVTRQGDFQFGPVAIAEIEYNLEPLKPYLNA
- a CDS encoding TIM-barrel domain-containing protein — protein: RMYWEGMQKVRPNQRPYALHRNAYAGMQRFGAFLWSGDVYSTWETLRTHVPVAINTALSGMPFWGFDIGGFVPTAEYTGELHVRWFQLGAFSTLFRAHGRTWHLRLPWGWNTGELGISEITNYRDGAADPDPSELHNPQVEPICRKYLELRYRLLSYLYSAVRECAKTGLPVVRALWLHYPDDPLAIARGDEYLWGRDMLVAPVVEKGATSRRLYLPSGAWYDYWTNERVEGGREIERPVDLETIPLYVRAGAVIPHDPPRQYTSEPVTEPTTLVVYPGADGTGWLYEDDGISFDYKRGAWMGIDLVWRDRDARLSLRLTEGSRMIAPSSRAFLIRRAGSSATRPVSFRGEPVEMTL